Proteins encoded in a region of the Vicia villosa cultivar HV-30 ecotype Madison, WI linkage group LG5, Vvil1.0, whole genome shotgun sequence genome:
- the LOC131602040 gene encoding cyanogenic beta-glucosidase-like — translation MKDLNMDAYRFSISWSRVLPKGKLSGGLNPEGIKYYNNLIDELLANGLQPYVTLFHWDVPQALEDEYGGLLGRQNIIYDFRDYAELCYKEFGDRVKHWITLNEPYSVSTNAYVYGKFAPGRCSDWLKLNCTGGDSGTEPYLAAHNLLLAHSAAANLYKTKYKSSQHGIVGITLISHWPVPATTAKADVDAAQRFLDFIFGWFMDPLTRGEYPRSMRNLVEKRLPKFSREESRELKGSFDFLGLNYYTSYYVADAPHLRNARPAKQTDSLINVTFEYNGKPLGPMSASSWLCIYPRGFRQLLLYVKNKYNNPLIYITENGRDEFNDPTLSLEESLLDTDRIDYYFRHLYYLATAIKDGVNVKGFFAWSLLDNFEWESGLSLRFGLVFVDFKNGQKRHPKLSADWFKNFLIKS, via the exons ATGAAGGATTTGAATATGGATGCTTATAGATTCTCCATTTCTTGGTCTAGAGTTCTACCAA AAGGAAAGCTTAGTGGAGGTTTAAATCCTGAAGGAATAAAATACTACAACAACCTCATCGACGAGCTATTAGCTAATG GTTTGCAACCATATGTGACACTTTTCCATTGGGACGTTCCCCAAGCTTTAGAGGATGAGTATGGCGGTTTATTAGGTCGTC AAAATATAATTT ATGATTTTAGGGATTATGCTGAACTTTGCTACAAGGAATTTGGTGATAGGGTTAAACATTGGATTACTTTGAATGAACCATATAGTGTGAGCACGAATGCTTATGTATATGGAAAGTTTGCACCGGGTCGATGTTCAGATTGGTTGAAACTGAATTGCACAGGAGGTGATTCAGGGACAGAACCTTATTTAGCTGCACACAACCTACTTCTTGCCCATTCTGCTGCAGCAAATTTGTACAAGACCAAATATAAG TCATCTCAACATGGTATAGTAGGGATTACCTTAATCTCACACTGGCCTGTGCCGGCTACTACAGCGAAAGCAGATGTTGATGCTGCACAACGATTCCTCGACTTCATTTTTGGATG GTTTATGGATCCACTCACACGAGGCGAATATCCAAGAAGCATGCGAAATTTGGTTGAAAAGAGGCTGCCAAAGTTCTCAAGAGAAGAATCAAGAGAACTTAAGGGGTCTTTTGATTTTTTAGGACTAAACTATTACACATCCTACTATGTTGCTGATGCACCTCACCTGCGCAATGCGCGACCAGCCAAACAAACTGATTCTCTTATTAATGTTACAT TTGAATATAATGGCAAGCCCCTTGGTCCAATG TCTGCTTCGAGTTGGTTATGTATTTATCCACGCGGATTTAGACAGTTGTTGCTTTACGTCAAGAATAAGTACAACAATCCCTTAATTTATATTACTGAAAATG GTCGTGACGAGTTCAACGATCCAACATTATCACTTGAAGAATCTCTTTTAGATACTGACAGAATTGATTACTATTTTCGTCATCTTTACTATCTTGCAACTGCAATCAA GGATGGTGTGAATGTAAAGGGATTTTTTGCATGGTCATTGTTGGATAACTTTGAATGGGAATCAGGCTTGAGCTTGAGATTTGGACTCGTCTTCGTGGATTTTAAAAACGGCCAGAAAAGACATCCAAAACTTTCCGCGGATTGGTTCAAAAATTTCCTCATAAAATCTTAG
- the LOC131602039 gene encoding beta-glucosidase 12-like, which produces MAFNGYLNLFNLGVSTLIIMAAAVTPTTLVDRTSLNRSSFPTGFIFGTASSSYQYEGAANEGGRGQSIWDNYTHKYPENILDRSNGDVAVDQYHRYKDDVAIMKYMNTDAYRFSISWPRILPKGKVSAGINREGIKYYNSLIDELLNNGLVPFVTLFHWDLPQALQDEYEGFLSPNIVNDFRDYAEVCFKEFGDRVKHWITLNEPHSYSMGTEPYMASHHQLLAHAAAVKIYRTNYQASQNGSIGITLNCHWFLPFSNDTLDHQAAQRALDFMFGWFMQPMTTGEYPLCMVSFVGNRLPKFTQEQSKMLTGSFDFIGINYYTSNYAANIPRSNNDTSKSTYFKDTHVNLTTERNGIPIGPQAASPWLFVYPRGIQELLLYTKTKYNNPVIYITENGMDEFNDPTLSLEEALMDTYRIDYFYRHLYYISSAIKHGVKVQGYFAWSLLDNFEWIAGYTVRFGINFVDYKDNLKRHRKLSAHWFKNFLKKH; this is translated from the exons ATGGCATTTAATGGCTATCTAAATCTCTTCAACCTTGGTGTCTCGACTCTTATTATAATGGCGGCAGCTGTTACTCCTACTACACTCGTTGACCGGACTTCTCTAAATCGGAGTAGTTTTCCCACAGGTTTCATTTTTGGTACTGCCTCCTCCTCCTATCAG TATGAAGGTGCTGCAAATGAAGGTGGTAGAGGACAAAGTATATGGGATAACTATACTCATAAATATCCAg AAAACATATTGGATAGAAGCAATGGAGATGTAGCTGTTGATCAGTATCATCGTTATAAG GATGATGTTGCAATCATGAAGTATATGAACACAGATGCATACAGATTCTCCATCTCTTGGCCAAGGATATTGCCAA AAGGAAAAGTAAGCGCAGGTATCAACCGAGAAGGAATCAAATATTACAACAGTTTGATCGATGAGCTACTCAATAACG GTCTAGTACCATTTGTAACCCTTTTCCATTGGGATCTTCCCCAAGCCTTACAAGACGAGTATGAAGGTTTCTTGAGCCCGAATATTGT AAATGATTTTCGGGACTATGCGGAGGTATGCTTCAAGGAATTCGGAGACAGAGTGAAGCATTGGATTACTCTTAATGAGCCACATTCTTACAGTATGGGTACAGAGCCCTACATGGCCTCACACCACCAACTTCTTGCTCATGCAGCCGCTGTCAAAATTTATAGAACCAATTATCAG GCTTCTCAAAATGGTTCAATAGGCATCACCTTAAATTGTCACTGGTTTTTGCCGTTCTCAAATGACACGCTAGATCATCAAGCTGCTCAACGTGCTCTTGATTTCATGTTTGGATG GTTTATGCAGCCAATGACAACAGGAGAGTATCCACTATGCATGGTGTCTTTTGTGGGAAATCGTTTACCAAAGTTCACTCAAGAGCAATCCAAGATGCTTACCGgctcatttgattttatcggaatCAATTACTACACCTCAAATTATGCTGCCAATATACCACGTTCAAATAACGACACAAGCAAATCTACCTATTTTAAGGATACTCATGTCAATTTAACAA CTGAGCGAAATGGGATACCAATTGGACCACAG GCTGCTTCGCCTTGGCTATTTGTTTATCCAAGGGGGATTCAGGAACTACTGCTGTACACAAAGACAAAGTATAACAATCCTGTCATATACATAACAGAAAATGGTATGGACGAGTTCAATGATCCAACGCTATCACTCGAAGAGGCACTTATGGATACTTATAGAATTGATTACTTTTATCGTCATCTTTATTATATCTCATCTGCAATCAA GCATGGCGTGAAAGTACAAGGATATTTTGCATGGTCACTTTTAGACAACTTTGAATGGATTGCCGGATACACCGTGCGATTTGGAATCAACTTTGTCGATTACAAAGATAATCTTAAAAGACACCGTAAACTCTCTGCCCATTGGTTTAAGAATTTTCTTAAAAAACATTAG